A stretch of Komagataella phaffii GS115 chromosome 2, complete sequence DNA encodes these proteins:
- a CDS encoding Protein that stimulates strand exchange by facilitating Rad51p binding to single-stranded DNA, whose amino-acid sequence MSFDDAELKRISKELDKQLGPEFICTRPGQGGMKVSYLSGTTAISLANHIFGFNGWHSEVKSTTVDFVDTQHGKISMGLSSVIRVTLKDGSFHEDIGYGSVENAKSKAIAFEKCRKEAITDGLKRVLRCFGNALGNCLYDKEYLRKISNVKTQAITFNEGDLMRHNQLEARTLKQEAKLLEINQKKAKNSSKSRINVPPKHFGDNEDDDSHLFSDEINIDSEDFMNEIDDYEMDLLMQKNSQREIENVNDDEIENKGDAVDAVTKSNIENQFIAPNSPQIMDNMVLTPDKIPAKVEFVSAKVAEKVQNNSPLNVEEKFNPSFQSPSLRRTVDPTKSMPIRRTMVQTSVLSQSKQGPKRMIGIPPDTAKRHKLGSQNQNTANDKPEEKQLSRFNSTKAPGKENSPASN is encoded by the coding sequence ATGTCTTTCGATGACGCTGAGCTCAAACGCATATCTAAGGAGCTCGACAAGCAACTTGGTCCAGAGTTTATTTGTACAAGACCTGGCCAAGGTGGTATGAAAGTGTCGTATCTCTCTGGCACTACTGCTATTAGTTTGGCCAATCACATCTTTGGCTTTAATGGGTGGCATTCGGAAGTTAAGAGTACTACAGTGGATTTTGTAGATACTCAGCATGGCAAAATTTCAATGGGACTTTCGTCTGTTATTCGGGTCACCTTGAAAGACGGTTCTTTTCATGAGGATATTGGTTATGGAAGCGTGGAAAATGCAAAATCCAAGGCCATAGCTTTTGAGAAGTGCAGAAAAGAGGCTATCACCGACGGACTCAAGAGAGTTTTGAGATGTTTTGGTAATGCTTTGGGTAATTGTCTGTACGACAAGGAATATTTACGAAAGATTTCAAACGTTAAAACTCAAGCTATCACATTTAATGAAGGCGATCTTATGAGACACAATCAGCTTGAGGCACGAACTCTCAAACAGGAAGCCAAGCTTCTGGAGATtaatcaaaagaaagctaaAAACAGCAGCAAGTCAAGAATTAATGTCCCTCCCAAGCATTTTGGTGACAATGAAGACGACGATTCGCATTTGTTCAGCGATGAAATCAACATCGATAGTGAGGACTTTatgaatgaaattgatgattaCGAGATGGATTTGCTGATGCAAAAGAACTCTCagagagaaattgaaaacGTAAACGACGATGAGATTGAAAATAAGGGTGACGCTGTCGACGCTGTTACCAAGAGTAATATTGAAAATCAGTTCATTGCCCCCAATAGTCCCCAGATTATGGACAACATGGTACTGACTCCAGATAAAATCCCAGCCAAGgttgaatttgtttctgCCAAGGTTGCCGAGAAGGTCCAAAACAATAGTCCATTGAACGTGgaagaaaagttcaaccCATCATTCCAGTCTCCTTCTTTAAGAAGAACTGTAGATCCTACGAAATCAATGCCCATTAGACGTACAATGGTTCAAACATCTGTGCTTAGTCAGTCCAAGCAGGGTCCTAAACGAATGATCGGAATTCCTCCAGATACGGCAAAAAGGCATAAGCTGGGATCACAAAACCAAAACACTGCCAACGATAAACCCGAGGAGAAGCAATTGAGTCGGTTCAATTCTACAAAGGCCCcaggaaaagaaaactctCCAGCTTCGAATTAA
- a CDS encoding Protein that acts together with Ula1p to activate Rub1p before its conjugation to proteins (neddylat, whose product MSINSIKPFTEKKGPFTDDVYEPNTEETFNAIRSSKILVIGAGGLGCEILKNLSLSGFQDIHVIDMDTIDLTNLNRQFLFRNKDIGKSKAKVASQFVMNRIPNVQITPHFCRIQDKDDLFYRQFQLVICGLDSTEARRWINHKLVTLLDPNDFSSLIPMIDGGTEGFRGQSRLILPTLSSCFECSLDMIPTNVTYPVCTIANTPRLPEHCIEWAHQLEWPKKFGDKPFDADDPSQVDWMYKTSLERAKHFDIEGVTLSLTLGVVKNIIPAISSTNAIIAASCCNEALKLISNVNPILDNYMMYSGDESVFTYTFKHERKPSCPVCGGS is encoded by the coding sequence ATGTCCATTAACTCAATCAAACCATTTACGGAGAAGAAGGGTCCATTCACAGACGATGTTTACGAGCCTAATACGGAAGAAACATTCAATGCCATCAGAAGTTCAAAAATCCTAGTAATTGGGGCAGGAGGATTAGGATGTGAAATCCTCAAAAATCTGAGTCTTTCAGGATTCCAGGATATTCATGTTATTGATATGGATACAATTGATTTAACCAATTTAAATCGTCAATTTCTATTCCGAAATAAAGATATTGGAAAAAGCAAGGCCAAGGTAGCATCCCAGTTTGTCATGAACCGTATACCTAACGTTCAAATAACTCCTCATTTTTGTAGGATCCAAGATAAAGACGATCTGTTCTACAGGCAATTCCAACTGGTAATCTGTGGTTTGGACAGCACAGAGGCAAGGAGGTGGATAAATCATAAATTAGTCACCTTGCTAGATCCAAATGACTTTTCATCGTTAATTCCAATGATAGATGGGGGAACGGAGGGGTTTCGGGGTCAATCAAGGTTGATTTTACCTACGTTATCATCATGTTTTGAATGCTCACTAGACATGATCCCAACAAATGTAACATATCCAGTGTGTACGATAGCGAACACTCCGAGACTTCCCGAACACTGTATCGAATGGGCACATCAGTTGGAATGGCCCAAGAAATTTGGTGACAAACCTTTTGACGCAGACGATCCGTCACAAGTTGACTGGATGTACAAAACAAGTCTAGAAAGAGCAAAGcattttgatattgaaggGGTCACTCTGTCCTTGACTTTGGGAGTGGTAAAGAATATCATTCCTGCTATTTCATCTACAAACGCCATCATTGCTGCTTCCTGTTGCAATGAAGCCCTGAAACTAATTTCTAATGTTAATCCAATTTTGGACAACTACATGATGTACTCAGGAGACGAGAGCGTATTTACATACACCTTCAAACATGAAAGGAAGCCTTCCTGTCCTGTGTGTGGAGGTTCATAA
- a CDS encoding Anthranilate synthase, catalyzes the initial step of tryptophan biosynthesis, forms multifunctional, producing MSVSDSHLATDYFGTQLTKQIHPSAESFLDIVKNDRQSHSPETVPNLYPIYKFIQSDFLTPHLAYIKLTNSSETPSPSFLLESAKNGDTVDRYTFMGHSPRKIIKTGPLEGAEVDPLVLLEKELKGTRQAQLPGIPRLSGGAIGYISYDCIKYFEPKTERKLKDVLQLPEAALMLFDTIVAFDNVYQRFQVIGNVSLSVDDSDEAILEKYYKTREEVEKISKVVFDNKTVPYYEQKDIIQGQTFTSNIGQEGYENHVRKLKEHILKGDIFQAVPSQRVARPTSLHPFNIYRHLRTVNPSPYMFYIDYLDFQVVGASPELLVKSDNNNKIITHPIAGTLPRGKTIEEDDNYAKQLKSSLKDRAEHVMLVDLARNDINRVCEPTSTTVDRLLTVERFSHVMHLVSEVSGTLRPNKTRFDAFRSIFPAGTVSGAPKVRAMQLIGELEGEKRGVYAGAVGHWSYDGKSMDTCIALRTMVVKDGVAYLQAGGGIVYDSDPYDEYIETMNKMRSNNNTILEAEKIWTDRLARDENQSESEENDQ from the coding sequence ATGAGTGTAAGTGATAGTCATCTTGCAACAGATTATTTTGGAACGCAACTAACAAAGCAGATACACCCTTCAGCAGAATCCTTTCTGGATATTGTGAAGAATGATCGCCAAAGTCACAGTCCTGAGACAGTTCCTAATCTTTACCCCATTTACAAGTTCATCCAATCAGACTTCTTAACGCCTCATCTGGCTTATATCAAGCTTACCAACAGTTCAGAAACTCCCAGTCCAAGTTTCTTGCTTGAAAGTGCGAAGAATGGTGACACCGTTGACAGGTACACCTTTATGGGACATTCCCCCAGAAAAATAATCAAGACTGGGCCTTTAGAGGGTGCTGAAGTTGACCCCTTGGTGCTTCTGGAAAAAGAACTGAAGGGCACCAGACAAGCGCAACTTCCTGGTATTCCTCGTCTAAGTGGTGGTGCCATAGGATACATCTCGTACGATTGTATTAAGTACTTTGAACcaaaaactgaaagaaaACTGAAAGATGTTTTGCAACTTCCGGAAGCAGCTTTGATGTTGTTCGACACGATCGTGGCTTTTGACAATGTTTATCAAAGATTCCAGGTAATTGGAAACGTTTCTCTATCCGTTGATGACTCGGACGAAGCTATTCTTGAGAAATATTATAAGACAAGAGAAGAAGTGGAAAAGATCAGTAAAGTGGTATTTGACAATAAAACTGTTCCCTACTATGAACAGAAAGATATTATTCAAGGCCAAACGTTCACCTCTAATATTGGTCAGGAAGGGTATGAAAACCATGTTCGCAAGCTGAAAGAACATATTCTGAAAGGAGACATCTTCCAAGCTGTTCCCTCTCAAAGGGTAGCCAGGCCGACCTCATTGCACCCTTTCAACATCTATCGTCATTTGAGAACTGTCAATCCTTCTCCATACATGTTCTATATTGACTATCTAGACTTCCAAGTTGTTGGTGCTTCACCTGAATTACTAGTTAAATCcgacaacaacaacaaaatcatcaCACATCCTATTGCTGGAACTCTTCCCAGAGGTAAAACTATCGAAGAGGACGACAATTATGCTAAGCAATTGAAGTCGTCTTTGAAAGACAGGGCCGAGCACGTCATGCTGGTAGATTTGGCCAGAAATGATATTAACCGTGTGTGTGAGCCCACCAGTACCACGGTTGATCGTTTATTGACTGTGGAGAGATTTTCTCATGTGATGCATCTTGTGTCAGAAGTCAGTGGAACATTGAGACCAAACAAGACTCGCTTCGATGCTTTCAGATCCATTTTCCCAGCAGGTACCGTCTCCGGTGCTCCGAAGGTAAGAGCAATGCAACTCATAGGAGAATTGGAAGGAGAAAAGAGAGGTGTTTATGCGGGGGCCGTAGGACACTGGTCGTACGATGGAAAATCGATGGACACATGTATTGCCTTAAGAACAATGGTCGTCAAGGACGGTGTCGCTTACCTTCAAGCCGGAGGTGGAATTGTCTACGATTCTGACCCCTATGACGAGTACATCGAAACCATGAACAAAATGAGATCCAACAATAACACCATCTTGGAGGCTGAGAAAATCTGGACCGATAGGTTGGCCAGAGACGAGAATCAAAGTGAATCCGAAGAAAACGATCAATGA
- a CDS encoding Flavin-linked sulfhydryl oxidase of the mitochondrial intermembrane space (IMS), oxidizes Mia40p as: protein MTKDPQEEPSDDKPLFGSTGRKIIYDKDGKPCRSCNTLLDFKMAGGSLMGALSTKKPSLAKDSVPETYKQEPPDVEQLGKSTWTFLHSVAATYPESPSPSQQDDMRQFMNIFGKIYPCWFCAKDFQKWSSKNEPKVKTQEEFGRWLCDAHNEVNAKLGKPKFDCNLWKQRWKDGWDEGK, encoded by the coding sequence ATGACCAAAGATCCCCAAGAAGAACCATCCGATGACAAGCCGCTGTTTGGTTCCACCGGCAGAAAAATCATCTACGACAAAGACGGCAAACCTTGCAGAAGTTGTAACACTTTACTGGATTTCAAAATGGCAGGTGGAAGTTTAATGGGTGCTTTGTCAACAAAAAAGCCATCTCTGGCTAAAGATTCTGTTCCTGAGACCTACAAACAAGAGCCTCCAGACGTAGAACAGCTGGGAAAGTCAACATGGACATTTTTGCACTCGGTTGCGGCAACGTACCCCGAATCTCCATCGCCCTCTCAACAAGATGACATGCGTCAGTTCAtgaatatttttggaaagatttATCCATGCTGGTTTTGTGccaaagattttcaaaaatggagCTCAAAGAATGAGCCCAAGGTGAAAACTCAGGAAGAGTTCGGAAGATGGCTATGCGATGCGCACAACGAGGTAAATGCGAAACTAGGCAAACCAAAGTTCGATTGCAACCTGTGGAAGCAGAGATGGAAAGATGGATGGGACGAGGGTAAATGA
- a CDS encoding UBX (ubiquitin regulatory X) domain-containing protein that regulates Glc7p phosphatase activity and, translated as MVDSETINKFIEVTGASAFQAIQYLEETDDFEAAVNDYYSSQLENEKGKGKSERPVNQTKASAGPKIRTFNDLNSNSNGDNNLFTGGEKSGLQVENPDKRGDPFGLVNDLLKKAEETGQQPDTRPHEEAPARQFVGTGHKLGSTDSPSEDGFQVGDGDLYRYDDPANARYLADLNAGRAPLALLDVEIGQEVDVTVHKKIEKNFTPPKKARVGFQGKGQRLGSPVPGDIKLSQSPEVQQETQEEAEEEKQKEEAEQLGTGDSPVQIRLANGQRIVHRFNSTDSVAQLYAFVNEHSPSAREFVLSLAFPVKPIENNEDTLKDAGLINAVVVQRWK; from the exons ATGGTTGACTCAGAGACTATCAACAAATTCATAGAAGTAACGGGAGCCTCTGCCTTCCAAGCAATTCAGTACCTAGAGGAGActgatgactttgaagcGGCAGTCAATGATTATTATTCCTCTCAACTGGAGAATGAGAAGGGCAAGGGTAAATCAGAACGTCCAGTCAATCAAACAAAGGCTTCTGCAGGGCCCAAGATCAGAACTTTCAACGACCTAAATAGCAACTCAAATGGGGACAACAATCTTTTCACAGGTGGTGAAAAGTCCGGTCTTCAAGTTGAGAACCCAGACAAACGTGGGGACCCTTTTGGGTTGGTCaatgatcttttgaagaaagctGAGGAAACTGGCCAACAACCAGATACAAGGCCCCATGAAGAAGCTCCTGCTAGACAATTTGTTGGAACTGGCCACAAGCTGGGCAGTACGGACAGTCCCTCCGAA GACGGATTCCAAGTTGGAGACGGAGATTTATACAGATATGATGACCCTGCAAACGCAAGATATCTAGCCGACTTGAACGCTGGAAGGGCACCACTGGCTCTTCTAGATGTCGAGATTGGGCAAGAGGTAGATGTCACAGTGCATAAAAAGatagaaaaaaatttcacTCCTCCTAAGAAAGCCCGAGTTGGCTTTCAAGGTAAAGGTCAGAGATTAGGGTCTCCAGTACCGGGCGACATAAAGCTCAGTCAATCTCCTGAGGTGCAACAAGAAACACAAGAGGAAGCTGAGGAGGAAAAGCAAAAGGAGGAGGCCGAGCAGCTGGGAACTGGGGATTCTCCCGTTCAGATTAGACTCGCCAATGGTCAGAGAATTGTTCATAGATTCAATTCTACTGATTCTGTTGCTCAATTATATGCATTTGTCAATGAACATAGTCCCTCCGCCAGAGAATTTGTGCTTTCTCTAGCTTTCCCGGTGAAACCTATTGAGAACAATGAGGACACACTCAAGGATGCTGGACTCATAAACGCTGTTGTTGTCCAAAGATGGAAATAA
- a CDS encoding Protein involved in DNA replication yields MDETTILGDTPLDAVYSDRVRRFQDFLTSPDLGNMDNIKKMLTLGQRRLAVSLDEIRETDKDFWLGLLNTPADYLPACQDGVREAIKSIYTPIDYPDIEITSDTDFYVSFKGSFGDHQLTPRTIGSHFLSKMVSVEGIVTRASLIRPKIIKSVHYCDATGRFHQREYSDQTTSFNPITTSALYPTEDPEGNPLTTEYGFSKYRDHQTITIQELPELAPAGQLPRSLDVIMDDDLVDLVKPGDRLQAVGVYRSLGGVGSNSSSFRTVILCNSVYPLHARSTSVKSVERLTNSDIRNINKLSKKKNIFDLMAQSLAPSIYGHAYIKKAVLLMLLGGYEKNLSNGAHLRGDINLLMVGDPSTAKSQMLRFVLNTAPLAIATTGRGSSGVGLTAAVTTDKETGERRLEAGAMVLADRGIVCIDEFDKMSDIDRVAIHEVMEQQTITIAKAGIHTSLNARCSVIAAANPVYGQYDTNRSPQQNIALPDSLLSRFDLLFIVTDDISDEKDKAVSEHVLRMHRFIPQGYSEGEPIRERRNVTLAVGDSSNQDEDDSDDRNKVYEKFSPLLHSGAAEMAEGSTSSSKKTPKVLNITFLKKYIQYAKQRIEPQLTTECTKKVVEIYATLRNDHIVKNSPITARTLETIIRLATAHAKVRLSQTVEIKDVQVAEEMLRFSLLGETPATKHKSSPQKSPKKKRKTTSPSKKKFQDDETELYSVSESEPEYAEDKDDGNEDADVADYQPRATTARTRSLQERLQSAYDEEGEDEDMEEELVDVEQIREGLSQQTLREPSNEEDILQETNTNMDQPATISASRFSKFKSLLSMLRSHYESTSEDGSAPVADLVTRVNQELSQEEQFDEQEAYLALEQMQEKNFIQISEEKVYFI; encoded by the coding sequence ATGGATGAAACAACCATTTTAGGTGATACCCCGTTGGATGCTGTCTACAGTGATCGAGTCCGTCGGTTTCAGGACTTCTTGACTTCTCCGGATCTGGGTAACATGGATaacatcaagaaaatgTTAACTCTAGGACAGAGAAGACTGGCTGTGAGTCTGGATGAAATTAGAGAGACAGACAAGGACTTCTGGCTAGGCTTGTTGAATACGCCAGCCGATTATCTTCCCGCTTGTCAGGATGGTGTGAGGGAGGCAATCAAGTCCATTTATACCCCGATTGACTACCCTGATATTGAGATTACTAGTGACACCGATTTCTACGTCTCTTTTAAAGGAAGTTTCGGTGACCATCAGCTGACTCCGAGAACTATTGGATCTCAtttcctttccaaaatggtAAGTGTGGAAGGGATTGTTACTAGAGCTTCCTTGATTCGTCCCAAGATTATCAAATCTGTACACTATTGTGATGCCACAGGAAGATTTCACCAGAGAGAATATTCTGACCAAACGACTAGTTTTAATCCAATCACCACTTCAGCTTTATATCCAACTGAAGACCCAGAGGGAAACCCTCTTACCACGGAGTACGGGTTCTCTAAGTACAGAGATCACCAGACTATCACTATTCAAGAGTTGCCCGAATTGGCACCTGCAGGTCAGTTGCCAAGGTCTTTGGATGTTATTATGGATGATGATCTTGTGGACTTGGTGAAACCAGGTGATAGACTTCAAGCTGTGGGAGTTTACAGATCTTTGGGTGGTGTTGGTTCTAACAGTTCTAGTTTCAGAACTGTGATTCTCTGCAATTCCGTCTATCCTTTACACGCAAGAAGTACCTCAGTCAAGtctgttgaaagattgaCTAATAGTGATATTAGAAACATCAATAAGCtatccaagaagaagaatatcTTCGACCTGATGGCTCAATCGTTGGCCCCCTCTATCTATGGACATGCATACATAAAAAAGGCTGTTTTGTTGATGCTCCTGGGTGGTTATGAGAAGAATTTGAGCAATGGGGCTCACTTGAGGGGTGATATCAATCTTCTGATGGTTGGTGATCCATCTACTGCAAAATCTCAAATGTTGAGATTTGTGTTAAACACTGCTCCTTTGGCCATTGCTACCACTGGTAGAGGCTCTTCCGGAGTTGGTCTGACGGCCGCAGTGACAACTGACAAGGAAActggagaaagaaggttAGAAGCAGGTGCGATGGTTCTTGCCGATAGAGGTATCGTGTGtattgatgagtttgacaAGATGTCTGACATCGATAGGGTTGCCATTCACGAAGTGATGGAACAGCAGACAATTACTATTGCCAAAGCTGGAATTCACACTTCTTTGAACGCCCGTTGTTCCGTTATTGCAGCTGCGAACCCAGTATATGGTCAGTACGATACTAACAGATCACCACAACAAAACATCGCTCTTCCAGATTCCCTGCTGAGTAGATTTGACCTTCTGTTTATTGTTACAGATGACATTTCTGATGAGAAGGACAAGGCTGTTAGTGAGCACGTTTTGAGAATGCATCGTTTTATACCCCAAGGTTACAGTGAAGGAGAACCTATCAGAGAAAGACGGAATGTTACCCTTGCTGTAGGAGATAGCTCTAATCAAGACGAAGACGACTCTGATGACAGAAACAAAGTATATGAGAAATTCTCTCCGCTACTACATAGCGGCGCAGCGGAGATGGCTGAAGGTTCTACCTCCAGTTCCAAGAAGACTCCTAAGGTTTTGAATATCACCTTCCTGAAGAAATACATTCAGTATGCTaaacaaagaattgaacCTCAACTGACAACCGAATGCACAAAAAAGGTTGTAGAGATTTATGCCACATTGAGAAACGATCACATTGTGAAAAATTCTCCAATAACTGCCAGAACTCTGGAGACAATTATTCGTTTGGCTACAGCCCATGCCAAAGTCCGATTATCTCAGACTGTTGAAATCAAGGACGTTCAAGTCGCAGAGGAGATGTTACGATTCTCCTTACTTGGAGAAACCCCAGCTACTAAACATAAGTCAAGTCCTCAAAagtctccaaagaagaagagaaagaccACTTCACCatcaaaaaagaagttcCAAGACGATGAAACTGAACTGTACTCTGTCTCAGAGTCAGAACCTGAATATGCTGAAGATAAAGATGATGGAAACGAAGATGCGGATGTCGCAGATTACCAACCTAGAGCAACAACAGCGAGAACACGATCTCTACAAGAACGCCTACAGAGCGCATATGATGAAGAGggagaagatgaagatatgGAAGAGGAGCTTGTGGATGTTGAACAGATTCGGGAAGGATTAAGCCAACAGACGTTAAGAGAGCCTTCAAACGAGGAAGATATCTTGCAAGAAACTAATACGAACATGGATCAGCCTGCCACAATATCGGCCTCAagattttccaaattcaagTCACTTCTGTCAATGTTACGTTCTCATTACGAGTCCACATCTGAGGATGGGTCTGCTCCTGTGGCAGACTTGGTGACGAGAGTCAACCAGGAGTTGTCGCAAGAGGAACAGTTTGATGAGCAGGAGGCGTACCTTGCATTGGAACAAATGCAGGAGAAAAACTTTATCCAAATTTCGGAGGAAAAGGTGTACTTTATTTAG
- a CDS encoding Endosomal Na+/H+ exchanger, required for intracellular sequestration of Na+, whose translation MIRLLALFFARQILANEITDPTDENPVLVGPEAPEEETNPLTEEIFSSWALFIVLLLVVSALWSSYYLQQRRVKSIHETVLSIFYGMFVGLILRVTPGHYIQDAVKFNSGYFFNFLLPPIILNSGYELHQANFFRNIGSILTFAIPGTFISAIVLGVILFIWTKLGLDGIDVSLVDALSVGATLSATDPVTILSIFNSYKVDPKLYTIIFGESLLNDAICIVMFETCQKFHGQAVSVSSVLKGIGLFLMTFTVSLLIGVVVGVFIALVLKHSLIRRYPQIETCLVLLFAYESYFFSNGCHMSGIVSLLFCGITMKHYAYFNMSRRTQIATKYIFQLLAQLSENFIFIYLGLSLFTEVELVFRPMLIIVTTISICISRWCAVFPLSRLINWTTRAKHKGGSSAINYTQDEIPPNYQMMIFWAGLRGAVGVALAMGLQGEAKSSLLATVLVVVVLTVILFGGTTAGMLETLNIRVGVIDEQESDDEFDIEAPKPMQLNQIIPGATTPVYSIYSDAAGSRSRTGSQQSFYNNEDEDAADAPPDMNDDEMTSDLDDIPPMANQAQSSKINLQSMSFNNLLSMDDHAKWFTHFDEQVLKPVLLDNLTENNNSKDKIED comes from the coding sequence ATGATCCGATTGTTGGCTTTATTCTTTGCGAGACAGATACTTGCCAATGAAATAACTGATCCCACAGATGAGAATCCGGTGCTCGTCGGGCCCGAAGCTCCTGAAGAGGAAACCAATCCGCTGACTGAAGAGATCTTCTCGTCTTGGGCTTTGTTCATTGTCTTGTTGCTCGTCGTCTCCGCTCTATGGTCGTCTTACTATTTGCAGCAAAGGAGGGTCAAGTCAATTCACGAAACAGTATTATCGATCTTCTATGGAATGTTTGTGGGGTTGATACTGAGGGTCACTCCTGGCCACTACATTCAAGACGCGGTTAAGTTCAATTCAGGTTATTTCTTTAATTTCTTGCTGCCTCCTATCATCTTGAATAGTGGTTATGAGTTGCATCAGGCTAATTTTTTTCGAAACATCGGCTCAATTCTGACTTTTGCTATTCCAGGTACGTTTATCAGTGCGATTGTGCTGGGTGTCATCTTGTTTATTTGGACCAAGTTGGGTCTGGATGGAATTGATGTATCCTTGGTTGATGCTTTATCTGTTGGCGCTACCCTTTCAGCCACGGATCCAGTAACTATTTTGTCTATTTTCAATTCCTACAAGGTCGACCCAAAGTTGTACACTATCATTTTCGGTGAATCATTGCTAAACGACGCTATCTGTATCGTGATGTTTGAAACGTGCCAGAAGTTCCACGGTCAGGCAGTCAGCGTTAGCAGCGTGCTCAAAGGTATTGGTCTCTTTCTTATGACATTCACTGTTTCATTGTTGATTGGGGTTGTCGTCGGTGTATTTATTGCCTTGGTCCTAAAACATTCCCTCATCAGAAGGTACCCTCAAATCGAAACATGTCTCGTGTTGCTTTTCGCATACGAATCctatttcttctccaatgGTTGCCACATGTCTGGAATTGTGTCTCTTCTATTCTGCGGTATTACGATGAAACATTATGCATACTTCAACATGTCCAGAAGGACTCAGATTGCTACCAAGTACATTTTCCAGTTGTTGGCCCAGCTGAgtgaaaatttcattttcatttaCTTAGGATTGTCCCTGTTTACAGAAGTTGAACTAGTATTCAGACCCATGCTGATTATTGTGACCACAATCTCTATCTGCATTTCCAGATGGTGTGCCGTTTTCCCACTTTCACGACTGATCAATTGGACTACAAGAGCTAAACACAAAGGTGGTTCCTCAGCAATCAATTATACCCAGGATGAGATCCCGCCAAATTACCAAATGATGATCTTTTGGGCCGGCTTGAGAGGTGCAGTCGGTGTCGCACTTGCTATGGGATTGCAAGGTGAAGCTAAGTCTTCTCTACTAGCCACTGTACTAGTGGTTGTGGTATTGACCGTTATTTTGTTTGGTGGGACAACTGCTGGTATGTTGGAAACCCTGAATATTCGAGTTGGTGTTATCGACGAACAGGAAAGtgatgatgagtttgataTAGAAGCTCCAAAACCAATGCAGCTGAACCAAATTATCCCTGGGGCAACAACTCCTGTCTATTCCATATATTCTGATGCAGCAGGTTCAAGGTCCCGAACAGGTTCTCAGCAGAGCTTTTACAACAATGAGGATGAGGATGCGGCTGATGCTCCACCAGATATGAACGATGATGAGATGACCAGTGACTTGGATGACATCCCACCTATGGCGAACCAGGCACAATCCAGTAAAATAAACCTCCAAAGCATGAGTTTCAACAATCTATTGAGTATGGACGACCATGCCAAATGGTTTACACACTTTGACGAACAAGTGTTAAAGCCAGTTTTGTTAGATAATCTAACtgaaaacaacaacagcaagGACAAAATAGAGGACTAA